In Chitinophaga nivalis, a single genomic region encodes these proteins:
- a CDS encoding helix-turn-helix transcriptional regulator, giving the protein MSKRGYISRYLLILKKLKATPHSSYEELKRYMENQLGYLQMQDDTLDIGFSKRTLQRDLREIKNIFGIDVSYSRIAKGYAIAEQTSSNMNFQRMMESFDMFNSLNLAHELSPYIHLEKRRPQGTENLSPLLHAIKNKQEIHFSYQKFWEEVPTERTLAPYALKEFKNRWYLLGKDRKDNNIKTFALDRLSALDVTGNDFVLPAAYDVAAYFRNCFGIISPADETVQEIILSFDPHQGKYIKTLPLHETQEILVDNADELQVRLFLYITHDLIMELLSYGAEMRVLAPASLVETIKAAHQEAFAQYD; this is encoded by the coding sequence ATGTCAAAACGGGGCTATATATCCAGGTACCTACTGATCCTGAAAAAGCTGAAAGCCACACCGCACAGCAGCTACGAAGAGTTAAAACGTTATATGGAAAACCAATTGGGCTACCTGCAGATGCAGGACGACACGCTTGATATCGGGTTTTCCAAACGCACCCTGCAACGCGACCTGCGGGAAATCAAAAACATTTTCGGGATCGATGTCTCCTATTCCCGGATAGCGAAAGGTTATGCCATCGCGGAGCAAACGAGCAGCAACATGAATTTCCAGCGGATGATGGAATCCTTTGACATGTTCAACTCCCTCAACCTGGCGCATGAGCTGTCGCCTTATATCCATCTGGAAAAAAGACGACCGCAGGGTACAGAAAACCTGTCGCCCCTGTTGCATGCCATCAAAAACAAACAGGAAATACATTTCAGTTATCAGAAATTCTGGGAAGAGGTACCTACCGAAAGAACCCTTGCCCCCTATGCTTTAAAAGAGTTTAAGAACCGCTGGTACCTGCTGGGCAAAGACCGGAAAGACAACAACATCAAAACATTTGCCCTGGATCGCTTATCCGCACTGGATGTTACCGGCAACGATTTTGTGTTACCTGCTGCCTATGATGTAGCAGCTTATTTCCGGAACTGCTTCGGTATTATCAGTCCTGCGGATGAAACCGTGCAAGAAATCATCCTGTCTTTTGATCCGCATCAGGGCAAGTACATCAAAACATTACCACTGCATGAAACCCAGGAAATACTGGTAGACAATGCGGATGAACTGCAGGTAAGATTATTCCTGTATATTACGCATGATCTCATTATGGAATTGCTTTCCTATGGAGCGGAGATGCGGGTACTGGCGCCTGCCTCTCTGGTGGAAACCATCAAAGCAGCCCATCAGGAGGCCTTTGCACAATATGACTAA